A stretch of the Nicotiana tabacum cultivar K326 chromosome 6, ASM71507v2, whole genome shotgun sequence genome encodes the following:
- the LOC107806651 gene encoding putative late blight resistance protein homolog R1B-17, giving the protein MELGYTAPPVMVGYEDEAETLLNRLVGGPKELDVVPIVGMPGLGKTTLATKLYSHETVIQHYDVRSWCCISQIYDRKEALLGFWRELGMLNTAKKENDHTELADDLRNFLKGKRYLIVVDDLWSIDAWDDLRTIFSDDNKGSRLVLITRLDEVASYVSTNPHHLRNLTEDESWELLKKIVFEDQEHCPDELEEIGNEIARSCSGLPLAIVLISGLLTRREKDEGYWKKIALNLSTNVFHDVKWLMEVIELSYNDLPHYLRPCFLYFGTFSEDAQITVHKLIQSWICEGFIPYNELKSMDHVATDYLMDLVGRNLVMFAKTSYYLRRPQLVGVHDLLHQFCMVKATEEIHLRRFRGSQTYDYDYPQFATDMPSRLVVDRSNDFMKCEGIHSLRFTYYTCIKLTKLFEDSFEAFKLLTVLDLEKVNVGNSFPYRIVFLICLRYLEISGDFEEIPLDISCLVNLETMIIHSNSIEVCTKLPYTIWDLVNLRHLEVYGWFPDLDEISQLEKLRNCYGFLIYLSRDMPIIANGLSNVIHLKCTIGDLDYDSGDDDENAYDSDDSRFCEPILQSLDRLESLSFKIDTQRAPLRRVIGFPSSLKRLELLLFPFGDPLRSLSTIGELPNLEIFNIYSCFFYTSKWDVKDGEFPKLKVLKIFLMDDIEWNVSANAFPSLQQICLSYCRNLEIPSSFGCLNSLKLLDMHCCCKYSTEGDNRTTEESAMRIKEMQIEEMANFDFKLIISENDERDDYLLSF; this is encoded by the exons ATGGAACTAGGGTATACCGCACCACCAGTAATGGTAGGATATGAGGACGAAGCAGAAACGCTCCTCAACCGACTTGTAGGAGGACCAAAAGAATTAGACGTTGTACCTATAGTCGGAATGCCCGGGTTGGGCAAGACGACTTTAGCTACAAAACTATATTCTCATGAAACTGTAATCCAGCATTACGATGTCCGTTCATGGTGCTGTATTTCACAAATATATGACCGGAAAGAGGCATTATTAGGGTTTTGGAGAGAACTTGGTATGCTGAATACCGCAAAAAAAGAAAATGATCATACTGAATTAGCTGATGATCTACGTAATTTTTTGAAAGGAAAGCGTTATCTCATTGTGGTAGATGATTTGTGGAGTATTGATGCATGGGATGATTTACGAACAATTTTCTCCGATGATAACAAAGGAAGTAGGCTTGTTTTGATTACTAGGCTCGACGAAGTAGCTTCTTATGTCTCAACTAATCCTCACCATCTTCGAAATCTTACAGAAGACGAAAGTTGGGAGCTATTGAAGAAGATTGTATTTGAGGATCAAGAACATTGTCCCGATGAGCTTGAAGAGATAGGAAATGAAATAGCGAGAAGTTGTTCTGGATTACCTCTTGCAATAGTTTTGATATCCGGACTTCTCACAAGGCGAGAAAAGGATGAAGGTTATTGGAAAAAAATCGCTCTTAATTTGAGTACAAACGTTTTTCATGATGTGAAATGGTTAATGGAGGTAATCGAATTGAGTTACAACGATTTGCCTCATTATCTGAGACCATGTTTTTTGTACTTTGGAACATTTTCTGAGGATGCACAAATTACAGTTCataaactgatacaatcatggaTTTGCGAAGGATTTATACCATATAATGAGTTGAAGAGCATGGATCATGTTGCAACTGATTACTTGATGGATCTTGTTGGGAGAAACCTAGTAATGTTTGCAAAAACAAGTTACTACTTGCGTAGACCCCAACTTGTTGGTGTTCATGATCTTTTACATCAATTTTGCATGGTAAAAGCTACAGAAGAAATTCATTTACGACGGTTTCGCGG ATCTCAAACATATGATTATGATTATCCTCAATTTGCAACCGATATGCCTTCTCGACTTGTTGTTGATCGCTCAAATGATTTTATGAAGTGTGAAGGTATTCATTCGTTGCGCTTCACTTACTATACTTGTATAAAACTGACCAAGCTCTTTGAAGACTCCTTCGAAGCTTTCAAATTACTAACTGTATTGGACTTGGAGAAAGTCAATGTTGGCAATTCATTTCCATATAGAATTGTGTTCTTGATTTGTTTAAGGTACCTGGAGATAAGTGGTGATTTTGAGGAAATTCCATTAGATATAAGTTGTCTTGTCAATCTAGAGACAATGATTATCCATTCTAATTCTATAGAGGTCTGCACGAAGTTACCATACACCATATGGGATCTGGTTAACTTGAGACATTTGGAAGTTTACGGATGGTTTCCTGACTTGGATGAAATTTCACAGTTAGAAAAGTTGAGAAATTGTTACGGATTTCTTATTTATCTTTCTCGCGATATGCCTATAATCGCTAATGGACTATCTAATGTTATACATTTGAAATGCACAATTGGTGATTTGGACTATGATTCGGGTGATGATGATGAAAATGCCTATGATTCAGACGATAGTAGGTTTTGCGAACCAATTCTTCAGTCTTTAGATCGATTAGAATCACTTTCCTTCAAGATTGATACACAACGTGCACCTTTGCGACGAGTAATTGGATTTCCATCAAGTCTGAAAAGGTTGGAACTGCTTCTCTTCCCGTTTGGTGATCCTTTGAGAAGTCTTTCAACCATTGGGGAGCTACCCAATCTCgaaatatttaatatatacagCTGCTTCTTTTATACGAGCAAGTGGGATGTCAAGGACGGAGAATTTCCTAAGCTTAAAGTCTTGAAAATCTTTCTCATGGATGATATTGAATGGAATGTTTCAGCTAATGCTTTCCCGAGCCTCCAGCAAATATGTTTGAGTTATTGTAGAAATCTAGAGATACCTTCTAGTTTTGGGTGTTTGAATTCACTAAAGTTGCTTGACATGCACTGTTGCTGCAAATATTCTACGGAAGGTGATAATAGAACAACTGAGGAATCTGCTATGAGAATTAAGGAAATGCAAATTGAAGAGATGgcaaattttgatttcaaactcatTATATCAGAAAATGATGAGCGAGATGATTATCTTTTGTCTTTCTGA